DNA sequence from the Thiosulfativibrio zosterae genome:
ATTATCTTAACGGCAGGCCTATTCGTGGGCATGGTACTCACCCTGCAAGGTTACAATGTTTTGGTTGATTATAACTCTGCCGAAGCGGTAGGTGCTATGACGGCGCTTTCCTTGTTACGCGAGTTAGGGCCCGTGGTTGCGGCATTATTATTTGCGGGTCGCGCAGGTTCAGCCATGACTGCCGAAATTGGTTTAATGAAATCGACCGAGCAATTATCAGCCTTAGAAATGATGGCAGTCGACCCCAATAAATTTGTATTTGCGCCAAGATTTTTAGCCACAGTCATTGCCTTACCTTTGTTGTCGTTACTGTTCATCGCAATGGGGATTTTAGGTGGATATTTAGTCGGTGTTGGCTGGTTAGGGGTTGATGAAGGCGCTTTTTGGTCGCAAATGACCAGTCATGTTGATTGGCAAGAAGATGCGGTCAATGGCATTATTAAGTCGATTGCCTTTGCATTTTTAGTGGCAATTATTGCGTTATATCAAGGCTATGATGCTATGCCCACTTCGGAAGGGGTGAGTGGTGCAACAACCAGAACCGTGGTTCATGCCTCGTTGGGTGTTTTGGGATTAGACTTTATCCTAACCGCCCTAATGTTTAACTAGTTTTATTTAATTTTGAATTATTGAATCAGGAATTTGTGTATGAGTCGTCAAAAGATAGTTGAGGTTTGGGTTGGGGCATTTGTGTTGATGTCACTGATTGCATTATCGGTTATTGCCTTTAAAGTCAGTAATTATCAAGGTTTACAAGAACGTGCAACCTACGAAATCAGCGGGCTTTTTAGTAACATTGGCGGTCTAAAGGTCAGAGCCCCCGTGAAGATTAGCGGTGTGGTGGTTGGGCGAATTAAGTCGATTGAAGTCGATGCTAAAACTTATCAGGCCTTGGTCAAAATGGACATTTATCAAGATTTTAATCAGTTATCGAGTGACACTTCGGGTGTTATTTTGACCTCTGGGTTGTTGGGCGATCAATATGTAGGATTAGAACCCGGTGGGTCTGATGAGTTATTGAAAAACGGCGATCGACTAGAACTCACGCAGCCAGCGTTGGTTTTAGAAGAGTTGATTGGTCAATTTTTAACCAAGTTTTCAGGCGACACTTCGAAGCCTTAGTTTTAATTGTTGGAGCAAAACATGACATTTTTAAAAGTTCAATTGGCGCGTTCTCTCATGGTTTTGGCAATGCTGATGGGATTGATTTCGCAGGCTTATGCCATTAATCAATCGAATCCTGAAACCATGGTCAAAGAAGTTTCAGAACAATTACTGAAAGAGTTGGAGTTGCAACGCGCTGAATTAGAAGGGCAGCCGCAAAAAATTAAGGTCTTTGCCGAACAGTTTGTGTTGCCTTATGTGGATACCCCCAAAATGGCCAGATATGTCATGGGGCGTTACTGGAAAATAGCCAGTGAAAAACAGCAACAAGCGTTTACAGAAGCCTTTACACAAACGCTGATGCGTTCTTATGCCAGTAGCATTTTAAAGCTCAAAGTCACCAGCGTTGTCGTAAAGCCGATGATTGAAGAAAAAGAAGGGCGTGTTCAAGTTCCTTCAGAAGTGACGCAGGCTGATGGGAATGTGACGGGAATTGTTTATCGTGCCTACCTAAACGCGGCTGAAAATAAGTGGTTTTTATATGATGTGTCGATTGAAGGCATTAGCATGTTGCTGAATTATCGCAAGTCTTATGGTTCTGAGTTAGATAAGGGGGGCATTGACCAAGTGATCAATGATATGCAAGCCAAAAATAAAGCTTTCTTAGAGGCAGCGTAAGTGTTTTTTAAATCCAAAAAAGCAGTTTTAAAGTTTTCAGTCAGTGATCAATGTCTTAACTTTGAAGGTCCTGTGAATGCCGATACGGTGAGTCAGTTTGTCAAACAGTGGCAAATTCATATTAAAAAGACACCGGTAGAAGTATTGAGTGTGGATTGGTCGGCGGTGACAGAAAGTGACTCTACGGGCTTGGCCTTAATGCTATCGATACAGGCAAAGCAAGCGGCGCATTTAAGCTTAAAAAATGTTCCGCCAAAATTGCTAACCTTATTGCATTTATATGATTTAGAAGAAGTTTTTGAATTGCCTGCGGCAGCACAATTATCTCACGGAGCAGTTTTGTGAGTGTACCAGCGGTTCAGTTTGAGGGGGTTTCTAAAAACTATCATCATCTGCGAGCACTAAACAACATCAGTTTTGATGTTGAAGAAGGCAGTTTTTTTGGATTATTAGGACCAAATGGTGCCGGTAAATCTACCTTAATCAATTGTATGTCTGGTTTGGTCAAACCATCTGACGGGCAAATTTTTATTAAGGGCGCCCATGTGATTAAGGATTATCGTCAAGCAAGACGCGCCTTGGGACTTGTACCGCAAGAACTGATTTCTGACCCTTTTTTTTCCATTAGAGAATTGTTGCGCATACAGTCGGGCTATTTCGGGTTGGTAGGCGCTAAACAATTGGCATGGGTGGATGAATTGCTGGAGCGTTTGGCACTTAGTGATAAAGCCGATCAAATTACCAATATGCTTTCGGGCGGAATGAAACGACGACTGCTGATTGCGATGGCGTTGGTTCATAAGCCACAAGTCTTGGTTTTAGATGAGCCTACGGCGGGTGTTGATGTAGATTTGCGCCGAACGCTATGGGAATTTGCCCAAGAACTTCATCAGCAAGGTCATACGATTATACTCACAACACATTATCTGGAAGAAGCAGAAGCTTTGTGTCAAAAGGTCGCTATTTTGCAACATGGTGAAGTTAAAGCCATGGACACAACAGCGGCGCTCTTATCAAAGCACCCATATCGTTTTGTTCGAGTATCAGGCACTGGCAATTATAAATCTTTGTTACCACCATTAGCAGAACGCTTGGTTGAGTTTGATGTAAATGGTGGCCTATTCAAAATGGAAAAAGATATGCCCTTACCCGAGATGCTGGGATGGTTGCATCAGAGTGGTTTAAATATTCAAGATATTAGTACCCGAGACGCTTCGTTAGAGGAGGTTTTTTTGAACCTAACAGGAGCCACTAAATGAACTGGACAGGCACTTGGGCACTTTTTGTAAAAGAAGTTAGACGATTTTATTCAGTAGCGGTGCAGACCATCTTTGCTCCGGTGGTTTCAACCTTGTTGTATTTGTTAATATTTGGCAAGGTCATCAGTGCGGATATCGAAGTTTTTTCGGGATTAAACTATAGCCAGTTTTTAATTCCAGGTTTGGTGATGATGGCGATTTTGCAGAATGCTTTTTCTAACAGTTCGTCGAGTTTGATTCAGTCAAAAATGCACGGTAATTTGTCTTTTGTGTTGCTCAGTCCTATCTCCCCGGTTGAACTTTATATCGCTTTTATTGCGGCCTCAATAGTGCGTGGCTTAGTGGTGGGTTTAGGTGTTTTGGTTGTCGGTGTTCTTTGGTTTGATTTAAGTTGGCAGTCACCGATGTGGATTTTGGTTTTTGCAATTTTAAGCGCGGGTTTGATGGGTGGAATAGGCATGACAGCCGGAATTTTGTCTGACAAATATGACCAATTGGCAGCATTTCAAAACTTTATTATTATGCCATTGACCTTTTTAAGCGGGGTTTTCTATTCCATTCACGCCTTGCCAGGTGTTTGGCAAACGCTGTCGCATTTCAATCCATTTTTCTATATGGTGGATGGTTTTAGGTATGGTTTTTTTGAGCAATCCGATGTTTCTGTTTATTTGAGTTTGACGGTCAGCTTTGGATTCTTCCTGCTTATTTCTGCGATAAATGTGATTTTATTGGTTAAAGGCGTTAAAATACGCAACTAAAATTTTTTTCAAGGTAGATTCATGTCCCCAGAACTCATTCAGCAAAAAATAATTGCTCACTTACCCGAAGCGCAAGTCACTATGGATGGCATGGACTGCAATTTTGCTGTAGAGGTAGTTTGCGCGTGCTTTGAAGGCAAGAGCCCCATTCAAAGACATCGTATGGTTAATGATATTTTTAAAGACGACTTTGCTTCAGGAGCATTGCACGCCTTGTCCATTAAAACCCGTACGCCTTAAGCTGAGTTAATATGGATAAAATAGTCATTAAAGGTCCTGGTAAATTGTCAGGCAAAGTTAGAGTGTCGGGATCCAAGAACGCTGCATTACCGATTTTAATGGGATGCTTGCTGGCAGAATCGCCCGTAACCCTGTCTAATGTTCCTCACCTTAAGGATGTCACCACGACCATACAGCTTCTTGCCAGTATGGGGGTTCAGGTTATGTTCGATGAGCGCTTAAATATTGAAATCGATGCTTCCGTGTTAACTTCGAAAGAAGCACCCTATGAGTTGGTTAAGACAATGCGCGCGTCAATCTTATCCCTTGGGCCGCTTTTGGCAAGATTTGGTGAGGCCAGAGTGTCATTGCCGGGTGGTTGCGCCATAGGATCTCGTCCGGTCAATATCCATATCGACGGTATGAAAAAGATGGGCGCAAATATTGTGGTCGAGAAAGGCTATATTATTGCCACAGCAGACAGACTTAAAGGTGCGGATATTTTGATGGAGCCGGTCACAGTCACCGGAACCGAAAATTTATTGATGGCTGCCGTTTTAGCGCAAGGCACAACGATTCTGCGTAACTCAGCGATGGAGCCAGAAGTTTCAGATTTAGCACATTTCTTAAATAAGATGGGTGCAAAAATTTCGGGTATCGGCACGCCAACACTCACTATTGAAGGCGTTGATAGCCTGCAAGGCTGTGATTATCGAGTGATTCCAGACCGAATTGAAGCGGGCACTTATTTAGCAGCGGCAGCCTTAACCCGCAGTAAGATTACCGTAACCCATGTTGATCCTTCACATTTAACCGCTGTTTTGGATAAGTTTGTAGAAGCAGGGGCTCAGTTAGAATTAACTGAAAACACCATAACATTAGATATGCGAGATCAAGCATTGAAGCCTGTGGATATCAGAACAGATCCCTATCCAGGCTTTCCGACAGATATGCAGGCGCAATTTTTGGTGATGAATACTCTGGCAGAAGGTGACTCTAAAGTTGAGGAAACCATTTTTGAGAATCGATTTATGCATGTCTCTGAATTGATTCGTATGGGGGCTGATATTTCCTTAGATGGTAATGTGGCTTACATTACAGGGGTTGATAAATTAATTGGCGCACCCGTGATGGCAACCGATTTAAGAGCCTCTGCAAGTTTAATTTTAGCCGGCCTTGCAGCAGAAGGTGAAACGGTGGTCAATCGTATTTATCATATTGACCGTGGTTATGAGTTGATAGAAGAAAAGTTTCATAAGTTAGGCAGTCAAATTTACCGAGCGTCCTAAAATCTAAAATTTGCTAAAGTAGAATAAAATGATGAATGAACAACTAACATTTGCCTTATCTAAAGGGCGCATTTACAAAGACACGCTTCCTTTATTGGAAGCAGCTGGCATTATTCCGTCGGAAGACCCAGATAAGTCACGCAAATTGATTATTTCAACCAATCATGCGCACATTAGACTATTGATTGTGCGAGCGACCGATGCACCAACCTATGTTGCTCATGGTGCAGCGGATATAGGTATTTCTGGTAAAGATGTTTTGATGGAAGCACCGACAGACAATCTTTATGAGCTTTTGGATTTAAATATTGCCAAGTGTAAGTTGATGGTTGCCGGACCTGCAGAGCCAAAGCCAGTAGGGCATCGCTTAAAGATAGCGACTAAATATCTTAAATCAGCCGAAGCTTATTATGCGCAAAAGGGTGAGCAGGTAGATTTAGTTAAGCTTTATGGCTCGATGGAAATTGCGCCTTTGATTGATTTGGCGGATTACATTGTTGACTTGGTTGATACAGGTAATACTTTAAAAGCGAATGGTTTGGTGCCGATGGAGCATATTGCGGACATCAGTTCACGCTTAATTGTAAATGAACATGCATATAAAACAAAATATGCACAAATAAATGAAATTGTTGAAAAAATAAAATCTGCAGTCGTCTAAGAGAGAAGAAAAAAGATGTTAAATATTAGAAGATTATCTGCCAATGCGACAGGCTTTAGAAAAGAGTTAGATCAACTTTTGGCCTGGGAAACGGTATCAAATGATGCTGTGAATGATATCGTCAAAGAAGTGGTTTTAGCGGTTAAATCGAAAGGTGATGCTGCGTTATTAGAATATACCGCACGCTTTGATAGATTGCAGCTTAAGAGTGGCTCTGATTTGGAGATTCCAACGAGCGAATTACACGCGGCTTTAGAGCGCATTCCACAAGACCAACGAGAAGGTTTAGAAATTTCTGCCGAGCGTGTTCGCGACTATCATCAAAAACAAATTCAAAATTCTTGGTCATACACCGAGTCTGATGGCACGCTTTTAGGTCAACAGGTTACCCCTTTAGATAAAGTGGGTTTGTATGTTCCCGGTGGAAAAGCGGCTTATCCATCATCGGTCATCATGAATGCCATTCCCGCTAAGGTGGCAGGTGTCAAAGAGTTAATTATGGTTGTTCCTACGCCAGATGGTGTGGTGAATGATATGGTTTTGGCAGCGGCAGCTATTTGTGGTGTAGATAGAGTCTTTACCTTGGGCGGCGCGCAAGCGGTTGCAGCTTTGGCTTATGGTACAGAAACTGTTCCTCAAGTTGATAAGATTGTTGGGCCAGGTAATATCTTTGTTGCTACCGCTAAGCGTATGGTTTTTGGTACTGTCGGTATTGATATGATTGCAGGCCCTTCTGAGATTTTGGTTTATTGCGATGGAAAAACCAATCCAGATTGGATTGCGATGGATTTGTTTTCTCAAGCGGAACACGATGAGGATGCACAATCTATTTTGGTGACGCAAGATGCAGCCTTTGCAGATCAAGTTCATGAAAGTATGAGTCGTTTGGTGAAAACCTTGCCACGCGAGGAAATTATCACTAAAGCCATCACTGACCGTGGTGCCATTATCGTGGTTGATGATGAAGAACAAGCCATGGAAATGATTAATATCATTGCGCCTGAGCACTTAGAGTTATCGGTTGAAGATCCACAGGCTTTATTACCCAAAATTCGTCACGCAGGCGCCATTTTTATGGGGCGTTACACTGCGGAAGCCTTGGGTGACTATTGTGCGGGTCCTAACCATGTGTTGCCAACTTCAAGAACCGCTAGATTTTCATCGCCTTTAGGGGTTTATGATTTTCAAAAGCGTTCAAGCTTAATTATGTGTTCTGCTGATGGTGCCAGTGAGTTGGGTAAAATTGCCGCAGTTCTAGCAGATGGTGAAGGTTTGCAGGCGCATGCGGCTTCTGCCAGATACCGCATCAAAAAAGACTAAGCTTTTAAGTTTGATAAATGATTGACCCCCTTTTTTGGGGGTTTTTTATAGGGGAAATAGATGAAAGTGACTGAATTATTGGCATATTGCCATGAGTTATTAGAGGTTAATGCTTATCAGGATTATGCACCCAATGGCTTACAGGTAGAGGGTAAGCAAGAAGTTACCAAAATTGTCACCGGTGTGACGGCTTGCCAATCCTTAATTAATAAAGCCATTGCCCTAAACGCAGACATGGTTTTGGTGCATCATGGATACTTTTGGCGAAATGAATCCCCTGTCATTTCTGGAATGAAACAAAAGCGCATCAAATCTTTGTTAGCAAATGATATTAATTTGGTCGCTTATCATCTGCCTTTAGATGGTCATTTAATTTATGGTAACAATGCTCAGTTAGCTAAGTTATGGTCAATAACAGATGAAACACCCCAACAAAACAGTTTGGTGAGAATGGGTCGTCTAGAATATGCCACCAATATTGAAGATTTTATTGAAATGGTCGCTAGTTCTTTAGGCAGATTGCCATTGCATTTACCTGGAGGGCCAGTCAGGGTGCAAAAGATAGCCTGGTGTAGCGGTGGGGCGCAAAATGATATTGAACAAGCCATAGAGTGGGGGGCTGATGTTTTTATCAGTGGGGAGGTTTCCGAGCAAACGACCCATCAAGCTTTGGAGAATGGAATTCATTATTTAGCGGCGGGTCACTATGCGACTGAAAGGCTGGGGGTGAAAGTGCTTGGAGAACATTTGGCTGAAATTTTTGGATTAGAAGTCATTTTTGTGGATGTTGATAATCCTGTTTAGTAGACTTGATATTAAGTATGGTTATGTCGTGGTATAATCAAAATTTATGGTAAGACCCTAAATAGGTCCTTTATTATTAGTAAAGTTTATAGGCGTATAAGCATATAGTCGTTTATGTTTTGTGAAACCTTGGGTAGAATACCCGCTTATAACTGAGTGAGAAAACCGAATTTCTCACTAATAACAACGGGTGATAGGACGAAATATGTCTCTAGAAAATAACAACGAAGTAAATTTATCTCGTAGAAAAGTCTTAACGGCTGCTACCGGTGTTGTGGGTGCAACTGGCGCTACTTTTTTAGCAGTGCCTTTTGTCAGTTCTTGGCAACCGAGTGAGAAAGCAAAAGCAGCGGGTGCGCCTGTAGATGCCGATATTAGTCATTTACAACCTGGGCAAATGTTGACGGTTTCTTGGCGCGGTAAACCTGTTTGGGTTGTTCGTAGAACACCAGATATGGTTCAAAAGCTCACTGGCAATGTGACTGAGTTAAGAGATCCAGGATCTGAGCAATCTATTCAGCCGAATTATTGTCAAAATGATTCCAGAGCAATTAATGCAGAGTTTTTTGTCGTTGTAGGGATTTGTACACATTTAGGTTGTGCGCCGCTATATCGTCCAGCCATTGGCTCTCCAGATGTTTCAGAAGATTG
Encoded proteins:
- the mlaE gene encoding lipid asymmetry maintenance ABC transporter permease subunit MlaE, producing the protein MSSTPKTNQVSSGWVNGLAYLGSGFIGFLSSLGRAAIFILSLLPAMPSALWRFELLIKQVYFAGVLSLPIILTAGLFVGMVLTLQGYNVLVDYNSAEAVGAMTALSLLRELGPVVAALLFAGRAGSAMTAEIGLMKSTEQLSALEMMAVDPNKFVFAPRFLATVIALPLLSLLFIAMGILGGYLVGVGWLGVDEGAFWSQMTSHVDWQEDAVNGIIKSIAFAFLVAIIALYQGYDAMPTSEGVSGATTRTVVHASLGVLGLDFILTALMFN
- the mlaD gene encoding outer membrane lipid asymmetry maintenance protein MlaD, which translates into the protein MSRQKIVEVWVGAFVLMSLIALSVIAFKVSNYQGLQERATYEISGLFSNIGGLKVRAPVKISGVVVGRIKSIEVDAKTYQALVKMDIYQDFNQLSSDTSGVILTSGLLGDQYVGLEPGGSDELLKNGDRLELTQPALVLEELIGQFLTKFSGDTSKP
- a CDS encoding MlaC/ttg2D family ABC transporter substrate-binding protein, with product MTFLKVQLARSLMVLAMLMGLISQAYAINQSNPETMVKEVSEQLLKELELQRAELEGQPQKIKVFAEQFVLPYVDTPKMARYVMGRYWKIASEKQQQAFTEAFTQTLMRSYASSILKLKVTSVVVKPMIEEKEGRVQVPSEVTQADGNVTGIVYRAYLNAAENKWFLYDVSIEGISMLLNYRKSYGSELDKGGIDQVINDMQAKNKAFLEAA
- a CDS encoding STAS domain-containing protein; translation: MFFKSKKAVLKFSVSDQCLNFEGPVNADTVSQFVKQWQIHIKKTPVEVLSVDWSAVTESDSTGLALMLSIQAKQAAHLSLKNVPPKLLTLLHLYDLEEVFELPAAAQLSHGAVL
- a CDS encoding ABC transporter ATP-binding protein, with protein sequence MSVPAVQFEGVSKNYHHLRALNNISFDVEEGSFFGLLGPNGAGKSTLINCMSGLVKPSDGQIFIKGAHVIKDYRQARRALGLVPQELISDPFFSIRELLRIQSGYFGLVGAKQLAWVDELLERLALSDKADQITNMLSGGMKRRLLIAMALVHKPQVLVLDEPTAGVDVDLRRTLWEFAQELHQQGHTIILTTHYLEEAEALCQKVAILQHGEVKAMDTTAALLSKHPYRFVRVSGTGNYKSLLPPLAERLVEFDVNGGLFKMEKDMPLPEMLGWLHQSGLNIQDISTRDASLEEVFLNLTGATK
- a CDS encoding ABC transporter permease → MNWTGTWALFVKEVRRFYSVAVQTIFAPVVSTLLYLLIFGKVISADIEVFSGLNYSQFLIPGLVMMAILQNAFSNSSSSLIQSKMHGNLSFVLLSPISPVELYIAFIAASIVRGLVVGLGVLVVGVLWFDLSWQSPMWILVFAILSAGLMGGIGMTAGILSDKYDQLAAFQNFIIMPLTFLSGVFYSIHALPGVWQTLSHFNPFFYMVDGFRYGFFEQSDVSVYLSLTVSFGFFLLISAINVILLVKGVKIRN
- a CDS encoding BolA family protein, which produces MSPELIQQKIIAHLPEAQVTMDGMDCNFAVEVVCACFEGKSPIQRHRMVNDIFKDDFASGALHALSIKTRTP
- the murA gene encoding UDP-N-acetylglucosamine 1-carboxyvinyltransferase — translated: MDKIVIKGPGKLSGKVRVSGSKNAALPILMGCLLAESPVTLSNVPHLKDVTTTIQLLASMGVQVMFDERLNIEIDASVLTSKEAPYELVKTMRASILSLGPLLARFGEARVSLPGGCAIGSRPVNIHIDGMKKMGANIVVEKGYIIATADRLKGADILMEPVTVTGTENLLMAAVLAQGTTILRNSAMEPEVSDLAHFLNKMGAKISGIGTPTLTIEGVDSLQGCDYRVIPDRIEAGTYLAAAALTRSKITVTHVDPSHLTAVLDKFVEAGAQLELTENTITLDMRDQALKPVDIRTDPYPGFPTDMQAQFLVMNTLAEGDSKVEETIFENRFMHVSELIRMGADISLDGNVAYITGVDKLIGAPVMATDLRASASLILAGLAAEGETVVNRIYHIDRGYELIEEKFHKLGSQIYRAS
- the hisG gene encoding ATP phosphoribosyltransferase, whose product is MNEQLTFALSKGRIYKDTLPLLEAAGIIPSEDPDKSRKLIISTNHAHIRLLIVRATDAPTYVAHGAADIGISGKDVLMEAPTDNLYELLDLNIAKCKLMVAGPAEPKPVGHRLKIATKYLKSAEAYYAQKGEQVDLVKLYGSMEIAPLIDLADYIVDLVDTGNTLKANGLVPMEHIADISSRLIVNEHAYKTKYAQINEIVEKIKSAVV
- the hisD gene encoding histidinol dehydrogenase, yielding MLNIRRLSANATGFRKELDQLLAWETVSNDAVNDIVKEVVLAVKSKGDAALLEYTARFDRLQLKSGSDLEIPTSELHAALERIPQDQREGLEISAERVRDYHQKQIQNSWSYTESDGTLLGQQVTPLDKVGLYVPGGKAAYPSSVIMNAIPAKVAGVKELIMVVPTPDGVVNDMVLAAAAICGVDRVFTLGGAQAVAALAYGTETVPQVDKIVGPGNIFVATAKRMVFGTVGIDMIAGPSEILVYCDGKTNPDWIAMDLFSQAEHDEDAQSILVTQDAAFADQVHESMSRLVKTLPREEIITKAITDRGAIIVVDDEEQAMEMINIIAPEHLELSVEDPQALLPKIRHAGAIFMGRYTAEALGDYCAGPNHVLPTSRTARFSSPLGVYDFQKRSSLIMCSADGASELGKIAAVLADGEGLQAHAASARYRIKKD
- a CDS encoding Nif3-like dinuclear metal center hexameric protein, coding for MKVTELLAYCHELLEVNAYQDYAPNGLQVEGKQEVTKIVTGVTACQSLINKAIALNADMVLVHHGYFWRNESPVISGMKQKRIKSLLANDINLVAYHLPLDGHLIYGNNAQLAKLWSITDETPQQNSLVRMGRLEYATNIEDFIEMVASSLGRLPLHLPGGPVRVQKIAWCSGGAQNDIEQAIEWGADVFISGEVSEQTTHQALENGIHYLAAGHYATERLGVKVLGEHLAEIFGLEVIFVDVDNPV
- the petA gene encoding ubiquinol-cytochrome c reductase iron-sulfur subunit, whose amino-acid sequence is MSLENNNEVNLSRRKVLTAATGVVGATGATFLAVPFVSSWQPSEKAKAAGAPVDADISHLQPGQMLTVSWRGKPVWVVRRTPDMVQKLTGNVTELRDPGSEQSIQPNYCQNDSRAINAEFFVVVGICTHLGCAPLYRPAIGSPDVSEDWQGGFFCPCHGSKFDLAGRVYQGVPAPTNLEVPPYRFLSESIVRVGEDTVEGGKA